One window from the genome of Schistocerca piceifrons isolate TAMUIC-IGC-003096 chromosome 1, iqSchPice1.1, whole genome shotgun sequence encodes:
- the LOC124726698 gene encoding fap1 adhesin, whose translation MSDPPLWSTAAAATLLLLLATCLPVSAAPMHDAQQVQHQLDEYYGGSTATGCYYNFIHYEEGDRIMTNEPCLNCTCHNRMLMCYLRVCPFSKGIGQDCTVEQKPDQCCPVITCPEVPVQLITSSTTITTPPAPTGSTAVGHPDNYGCTIDEVFYSDGTKIPGDPTKPCELCYCIRNHTACVMQECTLHVEGCRPVYVEGVCCPVRYDCDYQEYTTSAPLLETTLRPTPGLLFTTTMAGPLDCRYGEETYADGALIETEEPCQHCYCMRGDIVCAVQECGTPLEREAGNCTALPPQPGQCCPQQYQCDNVTVPFDILSQGMETAQPSKSTDSTKSDEQVSLSTEATLVQHSTVDKEEHVQQQGSLDETQEHLNEVEQGLEQHTHYEDEEIEKGTEIEHITNPAEHEGQGTVEHFTQAVEHLPAEGSGHITLESDSSVTEAVIASSEKQRTTLEGAETATESLTGLNVASISEGIQTIEQVPQQEFTSSPTENGNEDVHDEQSLTADADNHPSVAQTTLSGESVSSSSIGELSEAQVTTEQNVPDIVTLKDEIGFTHKSTSATQTMSDTYEESEPVTHEIIAAESDSTEKVEQQDLTPPSPQSSPANEFITSAVEIQSSTDKTEESASVENIPGALEPSEGGEAISHVTDTQLHEDEHTVATPVRTSVVPETGGITIPVQDAEGEIVTEGLEPTDFESGDRVTVTESTQENVTNGPVVEISPEADKIDEVSHVQSVTEANVAEESGHTPNDVLSEVHEAEQQTSSKPPQLPMEEHATISEELELSTGVESIHHTTSKSDSADFVSELVTTTSPNKQEEGSFQATETVLNEDTDNDLDSATKADETEHVTVLHDIISSSSESDTGTGLNEVLTTVQPAVDVIGITQESSIDSQPGQEAGKPTEASVAAIGETADESEASAEVTDIIGTVTTKLETTGADIKEQPVTAPTELKPSPSTGKIDEELLITHPPETAEPSISNEVSFESSGDSTEESVHHLVSEMNGKPTEIHTTPSESALNSQSSHEETNAMSEESQQEGLGATEPVPPNEPVVVQQSTESGELFEQEGSQKPASEEDAEVVTGGSIPSEEHQTESTPQETNAAQETGTSSEANQKPGTLEEVATEQASVSESLHQEPVEQQVIHEPTETGIVELSTGGISIISTPGFDEIEHELSQQQTQKPIEADGNQYTTEVSASGISDTASEQQQPQKPAEDGGLPSAEGSAVTQETVTPAHDVPQYHETQESTDPEKQPNELPLTTSGVGGFVQELSTATSIQGPIGIPTSGPPHALIPGEGNCLVDGKTYANNSEIPPPSHCHVSCHCISSIVHCVSVNCPPPPTHLKNCTPVRHSDDACCPTYTCDVEHKVTLVADSMVAATGRPMVSSETSAAPSEEHQEDTKPQITDSGSPLDTVQDSNVVTEAHPVYHGTEMEEQENTGDTVHDTTVTEKPETVSSAQEGHIPASPEPIETQTSHVPSSEKPADEHLVQQEEKDQQSTEVQQTVQPVEGGLVEEQAPSEVKPEATEAVIQEGADTLEHTVSPSESQNADQQVTTEKASTEDGYVPTISPVGISETKEDHTYTPTSSAEEATTVVVEHSSGSSDAILSPDSSSTAPDADGSQQPIAAVTEHTDSSPGLSSSVIDEQHVEHFTISTDHITQPAAVTASVEGSAHEDQSSQTSVSSTDQVSISSPHTEAADAEGVTSGQVPSESIPDAELPPVETVTDSQQTVSIIHSDVPSVAPPESDSQSKDPTTASSEQMKPEEFLNTEKPDVSSSSPESYETETVTASSSNDDEQQGTTSVIHHLPSEKPSDHQQQAEHQTDFPAITGFEETVFPQQAGEVDSDEGSGHEEPIHPVVTEAAELEQQSSSHPETMEEHQQTVSQGSLLSEEETTVQSESETQQSPVFTEHVPPVQPVGEEQGGIEASSIHPETSKPDSVHQHLPEQDTILTGTSGDVHTTSPLESDSQQSSVTENQLFDSDLPTTQKNEQSSPSVEVVTEHLPQQPIILEGEAESNEQSVTLPTSDKEDSTVIQESLFTEQEKQTEKHPEEMQTVSPIDDIAQQELVSQQPVQQPSDTEETAEQQTLAPVAASQQPDTVMQEEVDDIAQQELVSQRPVQQPSDTEETAEQQTLAPVAASQQPDTVMQEEVTDRIPDDKQPLSPTESDVQHVIASNPHESNEGSGAMETAEIQTLSPITVEEASSTVSQESTLPGSEAVSAAETGQEEGLASEEEKESVTTQQPIQAVSQQESVSDDKTPDSITENYAEQQTSLTGDVSSQHDIISQEPVVDEQHEQTTFAADSHSEHTPAPLQPVTVDKNHDILEHETTTSLASDTQTTVVSVEPIATAEEELDKLQTLLPPGEDSQHVSIPHQHAPTTEEMILQTSSPVFEDKESSASVVTVSEDNKTPGFTEETSKQTVAPLDHDVQHSVVPQEGAPVTEPAEQQTRFTAQDEMVHIENTQKPSLDGQQVTEISGLSDAVTNLPIDAETEQFLIGEEGIEKVTEAVEVQTISPTDSENKQTDVPLQPVTTEEVANAVSSSDEGHSIPSVIPDIAPTHISHPESQVGHETTVTDVLDEQSTASPEQPEISETPTAPVAGTTDEIQVTNIPEEHVSQVAEANVDDAGEINVDTQTTTSLVSQSPVETVSTVQELGELHPSTPEETEVQQVTTAHIPETPSEKPAELEGPEIQQSSVSSETGIQEASTLGEQEASVIEDTGSQNTISPIESGAHTVNVDQPVSAPDVEQEPASPSEPEIQQAANTEQSVLAEGDSSSVAETSVETATSAVQQPTPSKEEQHSSVESLEQTARPTEGHVQEATATESISEQLATSDKDTSISFSKPADQESVSESTETSDEPHLIETVVSTSIPEDMESQSSSSNAPDVDHGVQDTTSDFTQSSGVQESGTVTLAIIHPSQAPIESADHHIDISEQSSQGTVTEATTVQHEHTTSAPVKPPVHEEEEEQVANNVHPVEVTEGNQILTASSEHPLHTTAQPALTSLDHSDTSQASAVQENELEANASSPFHPDQKPAHSSTSHPAYEHFPEDHTLATGEGIEHITEATKRPSHHFTTRPPLTTGSHHHPSQHPEDQYEQFPFGEGQYPTGGDTDYDDEEQAAFGPGTCRYGGKVYVSAQQIPRDDPCDFCFCFRSDIICLQQSCPPPIPGCHEEPIQGFCCPRYECPVSMATVLNVSTTTTTTTTTLPPHFLAHHYKGAAHRTGCQVQGSAYRVGEVVHSASGPCLECRCGGDGQMKCDPKECSPEPMLRKMIMAAASRRR comes from the exons CACCCATGCACGACGCTCAACAAGTACAGCATCAACTTGACGAATATTATGGAG GTTCAACAGCAACAGGGTGCTATTACAACTTTATACATTATGAAGAGGGTGACCGTATAATGACCAATGAGCCATGTCTAAACTGCACGTGCCATAACCGCATGCTTATGTGCTACCTTCGTGTTTGCCCCTTCAGTAAAGGTATCGGGCAAGACTGCACAGTGGAGCAGAAACCAGACCAGTGCTGTCCAGTGATTACATGTCCTGAAG TGCCAGTCCAACTGATAACAAGCTCAACAACTATTACTACTCCACCTGCTCCAACCGGGTCAACAGCTGTTGGACATCCTGATAATTATGGTTGCACAATTGATGAGGTGTTCTACTCTGACGGCACCAAG ataccTGGGGATCCCACAAAGCCATGTGAACTCTGCTACTGTATTCGCAACCACACAGCATGTGTCATGCAAGAATGCACACTGCATGTCGAGGGTTGCAGGCCTGTGTATGTTGAGGGTGTCTGCTGTCCTGTGAGATATGACTGTG ATTACCAGGAGTACACGACATCTGCACCGCTACTGGAAACAACATTGCGGCCAACTCCAGGCTTGCTGTTCACAACAACAATGGCTGGCCCACTTGATTGTCGCTATGGAGAAGAGACCTATGCTGATGGTGCACTCATTGAAACAGAAGAACCTTGCCAACACTGTTATTGCATGCGTGGAGACATTGTTTGTGCTGTCCAAGAATGTGGCACACCACTTGAGAGGGAAGCTGGAAACTGTACTGCTTTGCCTCCACAACCTGGACAGTGCTGCCCCCAACAGTATCAGTGTG aTAATGTGACAGTTCCATTTGACATTCTGTCACAAGGAATGGAAACAGCTCAACCATCAAAATCAACTGATTCAACAAAATCTGATGAACAGGTTTCATTGTCAACTGAAGCTACTCTGGTTCAGCACTCTACCGTGGATAAAGAGGAACATGTCCAGCAGCAAGGAAGTCTTGATGAGACACAGGAACATCTGAATGAAGTTGAGCAAGGTTTAGAACAACATACGCACTATgaggatgaagagattgaaaagggAACAGAAATAGAGCACATCACAAATCCTGCAGAACATGAGGGACAAGGCACAGTTGAGCATTTCACACAAGCTGTAGAACACTTACCAGCAGAGGGCAGTGGGCATATTACATTAGAGAGTGACAGTTCTGTGACTGAAGCTGTCATTGCCTCAAGTGAGAAACAAAGAACAACACTGGAAGGTGCAGAAACTGCTACTGAAAGTCTAACAGGACTCAATGTTGCAAGCATCTCTGAAGGCATTCAAACTATTGAACAGGTACCACAGCAAGAGTTTACTTCTTCTCCAACAGAAAATGGCAATGAAGATGTACATGATGAACAGTCTTTAACAGCTGATGCAGACAACCATCCATCAGTTGCCCAAACAACATTATCAGGAGAATCTGTGAGTTCTAGCAGCATTGGTGAACTTTCAGAAGCTCAAGTGACAACTGAACAAAATGTACCTGATATTGTTACTCTGAAAGATGAAATAGGCTTTACTCACAAGAGCACTTCTGCAACTCAGACAATGAGTGACACATATGAGGAAAGTGAACCTGTCACACATGAAATCATAGCAGCAGAAAGTGATTCCACAGAAAAAGTGGAACAACAAGATCTCACACCACCTTCCCCACAGTCCTCTCCAGCAAATGAATTCATTACTTCAGCAGTTGAAATTCAATCCTCCACGGATAAGACTGAAGAATCTGCTTCTGTTGAAAATATTCCTGGTGCTCTTGAACCATCAGAAGGTGGGGAAGCAATATCACATGTTACAGACACACAATTACACGAAGATGAACACACTGTTGCAACTCCAGTAAGAACGTCAGTTGTACCTGAAACAGGTGGAATCACAATACCAGTACAGGATGCCGAAGGTGAAATTGTAACTGAAGGTCTAGAGCCAACTGATTTCGAGTCAGGCGATAGAGTAACTGTCACTGAAAGCACACAAGAGAATGTCACAAATGGGCCAGTGGTAGAGATCTCACCTGAAGCAGACAAGATTGATGAGGTATCTCATGTACAGTCTGTGACAGAGGCCAATGTAGCTGAAGAATCAGGCCATACACCAAATGATGTACTGAGTGAAGTACATGAAGCAGAACAGCAGACATCTAGTAAACCACCTCAGCTGCCAATGGAAGAGCATGCTACAATTTCTGAAGAATTGGAACTGTCAACAGGAGTAGAATCCATCCATCATACAACAAGTAAATCTGATTCTGCAGATTTTGTCTCTGAGTTAGTTACAACTACCAGTCCTAACAAGCAAGAAGAGGGCAGTTTCCAAGCAACGGAAACAGTGCTCAATGAAGATACTGATAATGATTTGGATTCAGCAACTAAGGCAGATGAAACAGAACATGTGACAGTGTTGCATGATATCATATCTTCATCAAGTGAAAGTGACACAGGCACTGGTCTCAATGAAGTACTAACCACTGTGCAACCAGCAGTAGATGTCATTGGTATTACTCAAGAAAGCAGCATTGATTCACAGCCAGGTCAAGAAGCAGGTAAGCCAACTGAAGCAAGTGTGGCTGCAATTGGAGAGACAGCAGATGAAAGTGAAGCATCTGCCGAAGTAACAGACATCATAGGCACAGTTACAACAAAGCTTGAAACAACAGGGGCGGATATCAAAGAGCAACCTGTGACAGCACCCACTGAGCTAAAACCCTCACCTAGTACAGGAAAAATTGATGAAGAGTTATTAATTACACATCCTCCTGAAACAGCAGAACCTAGCATTTCGAATGAAGTATCTTTTGAATCATCTGGGGATTCAACTGAGGAGTCAGTTCATCATTTAGTAAGTGAAATGAATGGTAAACCTACTGAAATACATACAACACCATCAGAAAGTGCTTTGAACAGCCAGTCATCTCATGAGGAGACCAATGCAATGTCAGAAGAATCTCAACAAGAAGGTTTAGGTGCAACTGAACCTGTGCCACCAAATGAACCAGTAGTAGTGCAACAATCCACTGAATCAGGAGAACTGTTTGAACAAGAAGGCTCCCAAAAGCCAGCTTCTGAGGAAGATGCAGAAGTAGTGACGGGTGGATCCATTCCATCAGAGGAACATCAAACTGAATCTACTCCACAGGAGACTAATGCAGCTCAAGAAACAGGAACATCTTCTGAAGCCAATCAAAAACCAGGAACACTGGAGGAAGTAGCAACTGAACAAGCTTctgtgtctgaaagcctccatcaaGAGCCTGTGGAGCAACAAGTGATACATGAGCCTACTGAAACTGGCATTGTAGAGCTAAGTACAGGTGGAATTTCTATAATATCTACACCAGGATTTGATGAAATTGAGCATGAGCTATCACAGCAACAAACCCAGAAACCAATTGAAGCAGATGGAAATCAATATACCACAGAAGTCTCAGCATCTGGAATCAGTGACACTGCTTCTGAGCAACAACAACCACAGAAGCCTGCTGAAGATGGAGGACTGCCATCTGCAGAAGGTAGTGCAGTGACTCAAGAAACTGTAACCCCAGCACATGATGTTCCTCAGTACCATGAAACTCAGGAGTCAACTGACCCAGAGAAGCAACCAAATGAACTTCCACTGACAACCAGTGGAGTGGGTGGATTTGTACAGGAACTGTCAACAGCTACATCTATACAAGGCCCAATAGGAATCCCCACAAGTGGACCTCCACATGCACTGATTCCTGGAGAGG gtAATTGCCTGGTTGATGGTAAAACGTATGCCAATAACTCAGAAATCCCACCTCCAAGCCACTGCCACGTCAGCTGTCATTGTATAAGTAGTATTGTTCACTGTGTCAGTGTGAACTGCCCACCACCTCCAACACATCTCAAAAACTGTACTCCAGTTCGACACAGTGATGATGCATGCTGTCCAACATATACTTGTG ATGTCGAGCATAAAGtaacactagtcgcagacagcatGGTGGCTGCAACAGGAAGACCAATGGTCAGTAGTGAGACTTCTGCTGCACCTTCTGAAGAACATCAAGAAGATACAAAACCACAAATTACAGATAGTGGTTCTCCACTGGATACTGTTCAGGACTCTAATGTAGTTACTGAGGCACATCCAGTCTACCATGGTACAGAAATGGAGGAACAGGAGAACACAGGAGACACTGTACATGACACCACTGTCACGGAAAAACCAGAAACTGTTTCTTCTGCACAGGAAGGACACATACCAGCATCCCCCGAACCTATTGAAACCCAGACAAGTCATGTTCCCAGCTCCGAGAAACCAGCTGATGAACATTTAGTGCAGCAAGAGGAGAAAGATCAACAGAGCACTGAAGTACAGCAAACGGTTCAACCAGTGGAAGGTGGACTGGTTGAGGAGCAGGCCCCCAGCGAGGTGAAGCCAGAGGCTACTGAGGCAGTAATTCAGGAAGGAGCTGATACTTTAGAGCATACAGTTAGCCCATCAGAAAGCCAAAATGCGGATCAACAAGTGACAACAGAAAAAGCATCCACTGAAGATGGCTATGTTCCAACAATTTCTCCTGTTGGAATTTCAGAAACCAAGGAAGACCACACATATACTCCAACTTCAAGTGCTGAAGAAGCTACAACTGTAGTGGTAGAACATTCATCTGGTTCCAGTGATGCAATACTTTCCCCAGATTCTTCATCAACTGCTCCTGATGCTGATGGATCACAACAACCAATAGCAGCTGTCACTGAACACACTGACAGTTCTCCAGGTCTTTCCTCATCAGTCATTGACGAACAACATGTAGAACACTTCACTATTTCAACTGACCATATCACACAACCAGCAGCTGTTACAGCTTCTGTCGAAGGAAGTGCACATGAAGATCAGTCATCTCAAACTTCTGTTTCAAGTACTGACCAGGTATCTATTTCTAGCCCACATACGGAAGCAGCTGATGCAGAAGGTGTTACCAGTGGGCAAGTTCCTTCTGAAAGTATTCCTGATGCAGAACTTCCACCTGTTGAAACAGTAACAGATAGTCAGCAAACTGTTTCAATAATACATAGTGATGTTCCTTCCGTAGCACCACCTGAATCTGATAGTCAATCAAAAGACCCAACAACGGCATCTTCTGAACAAATGAAACCAGAAGAATTTCTTAACACTGAAAAACCTGATGTATCTAGCAGTAGTCCAGAAAGTTATGAAACAGAAACAGTGACTGCTTCATCATCAAATGATGATGAACAGCAAGGTACAACTTCTGTGATACATCATTTACCATCTGAGAAACCTTCTGATCACCAACAACAGGCAGAACATCAGACTGATTTTCCAGCAATAACTGGCTTTGAGGAAACAGTTTTTCCTCAACAGGCAGGAGAAGTAGACTCAGACGAAGGATCTGGACATGAAGAGCCTATTCACCCTGTAGTTACTGAAGCAGCTGAGTTAGAGCAACAGTCATCTTCTCACCCTGAAACCATGGAAGAACACCAACAGACCGTGTCACAAGGATCTTTGCTGTCTGAAGAAGAAACAACTGTACAGAGTGAATCTGAAACCCAGCAATCTCCTGTATTTACTGAGCATGTACCTCCAGTGCAGCCTGTTGGAGAAGAACAAGGAGGAATAGAAGCATCTTCCATTCACCCTGAAACCAGCAAGCCAGACTCTGTTCATCAACATTTACCTGAACAAGACACAATTCTCACAGGAACATCTGGTGATGTGCACACCACTTCTCCTCTAGAAAGTGATTCTCAGCAGTCTTCTGTTACAGAGAACCAACTATTTGATAGTGATTTGCCAACAACTCAAAAAAATGAGCAATCCTCACCATCTGTGGAGGTAGTCACTGAACATTTACCACAGCAGCCTATCATACTTGAAGGAGAAGCTGAATCTAATGAGCAGTCTGTGACTCTACCTACCAGTGACAAAGAGGATAGTACTGTTATACAGGAATCTCTCTTCACAGAACAGGAAAAGCAGACTGAAAAACATCCTGAAGAAATGCAGACGGTTTCCCCAATTGATGATATTGCTCAACAGGAATTGGTTTCTCAGCAGCCTGTACAGCAGCCAtctgacacagaagaaacagcaGAACAGCAGACACTTGCACCCGTAGCTGCTTCACAGCAGCCTGATACAGTAATGCAGGAGGAGGTTGATGATATTGCTCAACAAGAATTGGTTTCTCAGCGGCCTGTACAGCAGCCAtctgacacagaagaaacagcaGAACAGCAGACACTTGCACCCGTAGCTGCTTCACAGCAGCCTGATACAGTAATGCAGGAGGAGGTTACAGATAGGATTCCTGATGACAAACAGCCATTGTCCCCTACAGAAAGTGATGTTCAGCATGTTATTGCTTCAAATCCTCATGAATCTAATGAGGGATCAGGGGCCATGGAAACAGCAGAAATTCAAACATTGTCTCCTATCACAGTGGAAGAAGCATCAAGCACTGTTTCACAAGAATCTACATTACCTGGAAGTGAAGCTGTTTCAGCTGCAGAAACAGGGCAAGAAGAAGGTTTGGCATCAGAAGAAGAAAAGGAATCTGTCACTACTCAGCAACCAATACAGGCAGTATCCCAACAAGAATCTGTGTCTGATGATAAGACACCTGACAGCATTACTGAAAATTATGCCGAACAACAGACTTCATTAACAGGGGATGTCAGTTCTCAGCATGACATTATTTCTCAGGAGCCTGTAGTTGACGAACAACATGAACAAACAACATTTGCAGCTGACAGTCATTCAGAACACACACCTGCTCCCTTACAGCCTGTTACAGTTGACAAAAATCATGACATTCTTGAGCATGAGACTACTACATCTTTAGCTTCTGATACACAGACAACAGTTGTTTCTGTAGAGCCCATAGCTACTGCAGAAGAGGAACTAGATAAGCTGCAGACTCTGCTCCCACCAGGAGAAgacagtcaacatgtttccatacCACACCAGCATGCACCAACTACAGAagaaatgattttgcagacatcctCACCAGTATTTGAGGACAAAGAGAGTTCTGCAAGTGTAGTCACTGTTAGTGAAGACAACAAGACACCTGGATTTACAGAGGAAACAAGCAAACAGACAGTAGCACCACTAGATCATGATGTGCAACACTCTGTGGTCCCTCAAGAGGGTGCACCTGTCACAGAACCTGCAGAACAACAGACTAGATTTACTGCACAGGATGAAATGGTGCACATTGAGAACACACAAAAGCCATCACTGGATGGTCAGCAGGTCACTGAGATTTCAGGACTGTCAGATGCAGTAACTAATTTACCTATAGACGCAGAAACTGAGCAATTCTTGATAGGTGAGGAGGGAATAGAAAAAGTAACAGAAGCTGTGGAAGTCCAGACTATTTCACCTACTGATTCGGAAAACAAACAAACTGATGTTCCCTTACAACCTGTTACTACTGAGGAAGTGGCAAATGCAGTAAGTAGTTCAGATGAGGGACACAGCATCCCCTCTGTTATACCTGATATTGCACCAACTCACATATCTCACCCTGAAAGCCAAGTTGGGCATGAAACAACTGTCACAGATGTATTGGATGAACAAAGCACAGCAAGCCCTGAGCAACCTGAAATATCTGAAACACCCACAGCACCAGTTGCAGGTACGACTGATGAAATACAAGTAACTAACATCCCTGAAGAACATGTATCACAGGTTGCTGAAGCGAATGTTGATGATGCAGGAGAAATAAATGTAGACACGCAAACTACTACTTCTCTTGTATCACAGTCTCCTGTAGAGACTGTTTCAACAGTACAAGAATTAGGAGAACTCCACCCCTCAACACCAGAGGAAACAGAAGTCCAGCAGGTCACTACAGCTCATATACCAGAAACCCCTAGTGAGAAACCTGCTGAACTAGAAGGACCAGAAATACAACAGAGTTCTGTGTCATCTGAGACTGGAATTCAGGAAGCAAGTACACTTGGTGAACAGGAAGCATCAGTCATTGAAGACACAGGATCACAAAACACGATTTCTCCTATTGAGTCAGGGGCACACACAGTAAACGTTGATCAGCCAGTCTCTGCACCTGATGTGGAACAAGAGCCGGCATCTCCTTCAGAGCCTGAAATTCAGCAAGCAGCAAACACTGAACAGTCAGTACTGGCAGAAGGTGATAGTTCCTCTGTGGCAGAAACAAGTGTAGAAACTGCCACTTCAGCAGTTCAGCAGCCTACTCCCTCTAAGGAAGAACAGCATTCTTCAGTAGAATCATTGGAACAAACTGCTAGGCCCACAGAGGGTCATGTCCAGGAGGCCACTGCTACAGAAAGCATTTCAGAACAGCTAGCTACATCTGACAAGGACACATCCATTAGTTTCAGCAAACCTGCTGACCAAGAATCTGTGTCTGAAAGTACAGAGACATCAGATGAACCTCATTTAATTGAGACTGTTGTATCAACAAGTATTCCGGAAGACATGGAATCTCAATCAAGCAGTTCCAATGCTCCAGATGTGGATCATGGTGTGCAGGATACAACTAGTGATTTCACACAATCTAGTGGTGTGCAGGAAAGTGGCACTGTAACACTGGCAATCATACATCCTTCTCAGGCTCCTATAGAATCAGCAGATCATCATATAGATATTTCTGAACAGTCTTCCCAAGGTACAGTTACAGAAGCAACAACGGTTCAGCATGAACATACAACTTCAGCTCCAGTTAAGCCACCTGTCCATGAAGAGGAAGAGGAACAAGTAGCCAATAATGTCCATCCTGTGGAAGTTACAGAAGGAAATCAGATTCTTACTGCCTCTTCTGAACATCCACTGCACACAACAGCACAGCCTGCACTAACTTCTTTGGATCATTCTGATACTAGCCAAGCATCAGCTGTACAGGAAAATGAACTAGAAGCTAATGCGTCTTCACCATTTCATCCAGATCAGAAGCCTGCTCATTCTTCAACATCACATCCAGCTTACGAACATTTCCCAGAAGATCATACTTTGGCAACTGGTGAAGGAATCGAACACATAACGGAAGCAACGAAACGACCATCACATCATTTCACAACTAGACCACCATTAACTACAGGATCACACCATCATCCAAGTCAACACCCTGAAGATCAATATGAGCAGTTTCCATTTGGAGAAGGACAGTACCCAACAGGAGGTGATACAgattatgatgatgaagaacaAGCTGCCTTTGGTCCAGGAACCTGTCGCTATGGGGGAAAGGTCTACGTATCAGCTCAACAAATACCTCGTGATGACCCTTGTGATTTCTGTTTCTGCTTCCGAAGTGATATCATATGTCTTCAACAGAGCTGCCCTCCTCCTATCCCAGGTTGTCATGAAGAGCCAATCCAAGGCTTTTGTTGTCCACGATATGAGTGCCCTGTCTCTATGGCAACTGTTCTGAATGTATCAacaactaccaccaccactactaccactTTGCCACCACATTTCCTAGCGCACCACTACAAGGGTGCAGCCCACAGGACTGGGTGTCAAGTTCAGGGAAGTGCATATCGTGTTGGAGAAGTGGTGCACTCTGCCTCAGGTCCCTGTTTGGAGTGCAG